In Camelus bactrianus isolate YW-2024 breed Bactrian camel chromosome 10, ASM4877302v1, whole genome shotgun sequence, a genomic segment contains:
- the MYOD1 gene encoding myoblast determination protein 1 has product MELLSPPLRDVDLTGPDSSLCNFATADDFYDDPCFDSPDLRFFEDLDPRLVHVGALLKPEEHSHFPAAALSAPGAREDEHVRAPSGHHQAGRCLLWACKACKRKTTNADRRKAATMRERRRLSKVNEAFETLKRCTSSNPNQRLPKVEILRNAIRYIEGLQALLRDQDAAPPGPTAAFYAPGPLPPGRGGEHYSGDSDASSPRSNCSDGMMDYSGPPSGARRRNCYDGTYYSEAPSEPRPGKSAAVSSLDCLSSIVERISTESPSAPTLLLADVPPESSPGRQEAAAGSEVERGTPTPSPDAAPPCPVGANSNPVYQVL; this is encoded by the exons ATGGAGCTGCTGTCGCCGCCGCTCCGCGATGTAGACTTGACGGGCCCCGACAGCTCTCTCTGCAATTTTGCAACAGCGGATGACTTCTATGATGACCCGTGTTTTGACTCCCCGGACCTGCGCTTCTTCGAGGACCTGGACCCGCGCCTCGTGCACGTGGGCGCGCTCCTGAAGCCAGAGGAACACTCTCACTTCCCTGCGGCCGCACTCTCGGCTCCAGGAGCTAGAGAGGACGAGCATGTGCGCGCGCCCAGCGGGCACCACCAGGCGGGTCGCTGTCTACTGTGGGCCTGCAAGGCGTGCAAGCGCAAGACCACTAACGCTGACCGCCGCAAGGCAGCCACCATGCGCGAGCGGCGCCGCCTGAGCAAAGTCAACGAGGCCTTTGAGACGCTCAAGCGCTGCACGTCTAGCAACCCGAACCAGCGGCTGCCCAAAGTGGAGATCCTGCGCAATGCCATCCGTTATATCGAGGGCCTGCAGGCGCTGCTTCGCGACCAGGACGCCGCGCCCCCTGGCCCCACAGCTGCCTTTTACGCGCCTGGCCCGCTGCCCCCAGGCCGCGGCGGGGAGCATTACAGCGGCGACTCTGATGCGTCCAGCCCGCGCTCCAACTGCTCCGACGGCATG ATGGACTACAGCGGCCCCCCGAGCGGTGCCCGGCGGCGGAACTGCTACGACGGCACCTACTACAGCGAGGCGCCCAGCG AACCCCGGCCCGGGAAGAGTGCTGCGGTGTCGAGCCTCGACTGCCTGTCCAGCATCGTGGAGCGCATCTCCACCGAGAGCCCCTCCGCACCGACGCTTCTGCTGGCTGACGTGCCGCCGGAGTCGTCTCCGGGCCGGCAAGAGGCGGCTGCCGGGAGCGAGGTGGAGCGCGGCAcgcccaccccctccccggaCGCCGCCCCACCTTGCCCCGTGGGCGCGAACTCCAACCCAGTCTACCAGGTGCTCTGA